Proteins co-encoded in one Plasmodium malariae genome assembly, contig: PmUG01_00_6, whole genome shotgun sequence genomic window:
- the PmUG01_00019000 gene encoding fam-m protein — MMGYDNISYVIVLYIIFVFFFINTLTFNKFVGENFMQCRILDKRNYRLLAKSIKDKDSNNIYLNEFFQNNDKKENKFITNNKKWNKEKNTKSNKSSLNKAQYYTEIIDYNNGIFDGKHFHFEKKLIRKKDYDAFLEKKRRIRDISLKKIKFKNYRFGSTIFLLFLLLGIGLPILQGLNLLQKAGDWIKSLGSMSSVWTTIEGCLGTAKNHFFLIAFSTIIIILVVILVIVIPKILRNNEKYNRIKAMYE; from the exons ATGATGgggtatgataatattagttatgttattgtattatacataatttttgtgtttttttttattaataca ttaacTTTTAACAAATTTGTAGGTGAGAATTTTATGCAGTGTAGAATATTAGACAAAAGAAATTATCGATTACTAGCAAAAAGTATAAAGGATAAAGATtcaaataacatatatttgaacgaattttttcaaaataatgataaaaaagaaaataaatttataactaataataagaaatggaataaagaaaaaaacacgAAATCCAACAAaagttcattaaataaaGCTCAGTACTATACAGAAATTATAGATTACAATAATGGAATAtttgatggaaaacattttcattttgaaaaaaaattaataagaaaaaaagattatgatGCTTTTctagaaaaaaagagaagaattagagatatatctttaaaaaaaataaaatttaaaaattacagaTTTGGAAGTaccatatttttactttttttattgttggGAATAGGTTTACCCATATTACAAGGATTAAATCTATTACAAAAAGCTGGAGATTGGATTAAAAGTTTAGGATCTATGAGTAGTGTGTGGACAACTATAGAAGGATGTTTAGGTACGgcaaaaaatcatttttttttaatagcaTTTAGCAcaattatcattatattagTTGTTATACTTGTAATAGTAATTcctaaaattttaagaaataacgaaaaatataacagaaTTAAAGCGATGTACGAGTAG